A genomic stretch from Sulfurovum riftiae includes:
- a CDS encoding response regulator transcription factor: MKILLLEDDVILQEIIEEFLVENGYDVESFYDGEKALDAIGENRYDMLLLDVNVPSIDGFEILSYLREIGNTTPAVYITSLSGIDDLKKGFDLGADDYLKKPFELEELRARIEHIARLYRLQEEIEFDGMKFVPKAHQIIIDDEVIEMRQKEAQVLEYFIRNTGKIISCDEIIENVWSDDSIPTHATIRTYIKNLRKMFKKEYFDNIKGEGYRFNIV, from the coding sequence GTGAAGATATTATTGCTTGAGGATGATGTGATCCTGCAGGAGATCATCGAGGAATTCCTTGTAGAGAACGGATATGATGTAGAGAGCTTCTATGATGGTGAAAAAGCGCTTGATGCCATAGGAGAGAACCGTTACGATATGCTTCTGCTCGATGTCAATGTTCCCAGTATAGACGGGTTTGAGATCCTCTCCTATCTTCGCGAGATCGGAAATACCACACCGGCAGTCTATATTACCTCCCTCTCAGGGATAGATGACCTGAAAAAAGGGTTCGATCTCGGTGCCGATGACTATCTGAAAAAGCCCTTCGAACTCGAAGAGCTTCGGGCCCGTATAGAACACATTGCCAGGCTCTACCGCCTGCAGGAAGAGATCGAGTTCGACGGTATGAAGTTCGTCCCCAAAGCACATCAGATCATCATCGATGACGAGGTGATAGAGATGCGCCAGAAAGAGGCACAGGTACTGGAGTACTTCATACGCAATACCGGCAAGATCATCTCCTGTGACGAGATCATCGAGAATGTATGGAGTGATGACAGTATCCCTACACATGCTACGATCCGTACCTATATCAAAAACCTGAGAAAAATGTTCAAAAAAGAGTATTTTGACAATATCAAAGGAGAGGGTTATCGTTTTAACATCGTATGA
- a CDS encoding DUF6726 family protein, translated as MNRYTLLTLLTLMLFSGCTQVVTAPISVAGSVAGAAIDVTGSAVGAAVDIATSDDDEKEKD; from the coding sequence ATGAACAGATATACTCTATTGACCTTATTGACTCTAATGCTTTTTTCGGGATGTACACAGGTTGTGACAGCACCCATCTCCGTTGCGGGTTCTGTAGCGGGAGCCGCTATCGATGTGACAGGTTCTGCTGTAGGTGCAGCCGTAGATATCGCCACTTCTGACGATGACGAGAAAGAAAAAGATTAA
- a CDS encoding chorismate mutase → MEIEKCTTLEEAREKIDAVDEEIVKLIAKRNDYIKQIAHFKTSVEEVKAEERIADVISRVRQQAIDLDLSPNLINDLYVRMIDAMVESEIAEFNNAKSF, encoded by the coding sequence ATGGAAATCGAGAAATGTACTACACTTGAAGAAGCAAGAGAGAAGATCGATGCAGTGGATGAAGAGATCGTCAAACTGATCGCAAAGCGGAATGATTATATCAAGCAGATCGCACATTTCAAAACATCGGTAGAAGAGGTGAAGGCGGAAGAGAGGATCGCTGATGTGATCTCACGTGTACGTCAGCAGGCGATCGACCTCGACCTCTCCCCCAATCTCATCAATGACCTTTATGTCCGCATGATAGATGCCATGGTGGAGAGTGAGATCGCCGAGTTCAATAACGCTAAAAGTTTTTAA
- the dnaK gene encoding molecular chaperone DnaK, translating into MGKVLGIDLGTTNSAMAVYTNGEAAIIANKEGKNTTPSIVAFTDKGEVLVGESAKRQAVTNPEKTIYSIKRIMGLMCEEEKAAEAKERLPYHIIDRNGACAIEVAGKTYTPQEISAKVLMKMKEDAEAYLGETVTDAVITVPAYFNDAQRKATKEAGTIAGLNVLRIINEPTSAALAYGLDKKDAEQIVVYDLGGGTFDVTALETGDGVVEVLATGGDAFLGGDDFDNRIIDFVADEFKSETGIDIKADVMALQRVKDAAEAAKKELSSATETEINLPFITADASGPKHLVTKITRAKFESLIGDLVASTIKTIESVLKDAGLSKGDVKEVVMVGGSTRVPLVQEEVKKFFNKELNKSVNPDEVVALGAAIQGGVLAGDVKDVLLLDVTPLSLGIETLGGVTTKVIEKGTTIPAKKSQVFSTAEDNQPAVSIHVLQGEREFAKDNKSLGMFELRDIPAAPRGVPQIEVTFDIDANGILTVSAVDKGTGKSQEIKITGSSGLSDEEIEKMVQDAEAHKAEDEKRKAVVEAKNQADALIHQTRKSLDDLGDNFDATEKANIEAAIEELETVLKDDNATKEQIDEKVKALTEKSHKLAEAVYAKEQGGQQPGAEAGKKADDDDVIDAEVE; encoded by the coding sequence ATGGGAAAAGTATTAGGAATTGACTTAGGAACAACAAACTCTGCAATGGCAGTGTATACAAACGGTGAGGCGGCGATCATCGCCAACAAAGAGGGTAAGAATACAACACCTTCTATCGTGGCATTTACAGACAAAGGTGAAGTTCTTGTCGGTGAATCTGCAAAAAGACAGGCGGTAACCAACCCTGAAAAGACCATCTACTCTATCAAGAGAATCATGGGTCTTATGTGTGAAGAGGAAAAAGCGGCGGAAGCCAAAGAGAGACTTCCGTATCATATTATAGACAGAAACGGTGCCTGTGCGATCGAGGTTGCGGGTAAAACCTATACACCGCAGGAGATCTCTGCAAAAGTATTGATGAAGATGAAAGAGGATGCGGAAGCATACCTCGGTGAGACAGTGACTGATGCGGTCATTACTGTTCCTGCATACTTCAACGATGCACAGAGAAAAGCAACGAAAGAGGCTGGTACGATCGCAGGGCTGAACGTACTGAGAATCATCAACGAGCCGACATCGGCGGCACTGGCATACGGTCTTGACAAGAAAGATGCCGAGCAGATCGTGGTATACGACCTTGGTGGTGGTACCTTCGATGTTACTGCACTTGAAACAGGTGACGGTGTTGTTGAAGTATTGGCGACAGGGGGAGATGCCTTCCTCGGTGGTGACGATTTCGATAACAGGATCATCGATTTTGTAGCAGATGAGTTCAAGTCTGAGACAGGTATCGACATCAAAGCGGATGTCATGGCACTTCAGAGAGTCAAAGATGCGGCAGAAGCAGCGAAAAAAGAGCTCTCCTCTGCAACAGAGACCGAGATCAACCTTCCGTTCATCACAGCGGATGCAAGCGGGCCGAAGCACCTTGTAACGAAAATTACAAGAGCGAAGTTCGAATCACTCATCGGTGACCTTGTAGCAAGTACGATCAAAACGATCGAGTCTGTACTCAAAGATGCAGGGCTCAGCAAAGGCGATGTCAAAGAGGTCGTGATGGTCGGTGGTTCTACCAGAGTACCACTGGTACAGGAAGAGGTGAAGAAGTTCTTCAACAAAGAGCTGAACAAGTCAGTGAACCCAGATGAGGTCGTTGCACTCGGTGCTGCGATCCAGGGTGGTGTACTTGCAGGGGATGTCAAAGATGTACTGCTTCTTGACGTTACACCGTTGAGCCTCGGTATCGAGACTTTGGGTGGGGTAACTACCAAAGTCATTGAAAAAGGTACGACGATCCCTGCGAAGAAATCACAGGTGTTCTCAACAGCAGAAGATAACCAGCCGGCGGTAAGCATCCACGTACTCCAGGGAGAGCGTGAATTCGCCAAAGACAACAAGTCTCTGGGTATGTTTGAGCTTAGAGATATTCCTGCGGCACCAAGAGGGGTTCCTCAGATCGAGGTGACCTTCGATATCGATGCCAACGGTATCCTGACAGTATCTGCGGTAGACAAAGGTACAGGAAAATCTCAGGAGATCAAGATCACCGGTTCGTCAGGACTTTCTGATGAAGAGATCGAAAAAATGGTTCAGGATGCGGAAGCGCACAAAGCTGAAGATGAAAAACGCAAAGCGGTCGTAGAGGCGAAGAATCAGGCGGATGCATTGATCCACCAGACAAGAAAATCACTTGATGACCTCGGTGACAACTTCGATGCGACAGAAAAAGCGAACATTGAAGCAGCGATCGAAGAACTTGAGACCGTACTCAAAGATGACAATGCGACAAAAGAGCAGATCGATGAGAAAGTCAAAGCACTGACTGAGAAGAGCCACAAGCTTGCTGAAGCGGTCTATGCCAAAGAGCAGGGCGGACAGCAGCCAGGTGCTGAAGCAGGCAAGAAAGCAGATGATGACGATGTCATCGATGCAGAGGTAGAGTAA
- the rpsO gene encoding 30S ribosomal protein S15 translates to MALDQAKKAEIIAKYARGENDTGSTEVQVALLTERIKYLTDHLKTNKKDHSSRLGLLKLVGQRRRLMRYLKNTDLERWHTIKDALGIRN, encoded by the coding sequence ATGGCTTTGGATCAGGCGAAGAAAGCAGAAATTATTGCTAAGTACGCAAGAGGCGAAAACGATACAGGTTCAACAGAAGTACAGGTTGCACTTTTAACAGAGAGAATCAAATACTTGACGGATCACCTTAAAACAAACAAGAAAGACCACTCTTCAAGACTGGGTCTCCTTAAACTCGTAGGTCAGAGAAGAAGACTTATGCGATACCTTAAGAACACAGACCTTGAGAGATGGCATACGATCAAAGATGCCCTCGGCATCAGAAACTAA
- a CDS encoding RrF2 family transcriptional regulator produces the protein MLLTRATEYALLSLETISRADKPIGAEQLANELSIPKSFLAKILQSLAKQGILESRKGAHGGFVLTKNIHDITVNSVIIAAEGKPPAVFDCTSYSETCPNGAIGSCVISPFLANFQTKINDFLDGLTLGDIL, from the coding sequence ATGCTATTAACCCGTGCAACCGAATATGCCCTACTCTCACTTGAGACCATCAGCAGAGCTGACAAACCAATAGGGGCGGAACAACTGGCAAATGAATTGAGTATTCCCAAAAGCTTTCTGGCCAAGATCCTGCAGAGTCTTGCCAAACAGGGGATCCTTGAATCACGCAAAGGGGCGCATGGAGGCTTTGTGCTTACCAAAAATATCCATGACATTACCGTAAACAGTGTCATCATTGCCGCAGAGGGGAAACCGCCTGCTGTCTTCGACTGCACCAGCTACTCGGAGACCTGTCCCAACGGGGCCATAGGTTCCTGCGTCATCTCTCCTTTTTTAGCAAATTTCCAGACAAAGATAAACGACTTCCTTGACGGCCTTACACTCGGGGATATACTATAA
- a CDS encoding DHH family phosphoesterase: MQQHVYHLSHIDLDGYGCQYLTTKCFDRIECYNANYGPEVTARLEEMVKKIEQDQFIHGDKIEPLILITDLNLSTKEGNWIEKEVMRIGAKLQLLDHHATGKSAAERFAWYKLDTSKCATLITYEWLQQHYGFDKANEYAQIVKAINAIDIWKSDDELFEYGKVMLGMISGAREINRILFPAEDRAFKLSLIEAAKERIDNENAPIVLDDDLHQIKKAFFKQAQNNTKDNLVAFFVTDLLTKDKQRLTIHYKGYKGILGYNVGNTSIIGNTCMVNNPDYDFYMDVNFRGHFSLRSNNKLDVSEMAAHIGNGGGHPNASGGKIEGYKDSFVYADVRKFIQDYIDQKCKA; the protein is encoded by the coding sequence ATGCAGCAACACGTCTATCACCTCTCCCATATCGACCTTGACGGCTACGGCTGCCAGTATCTCACGACAAAATGTTTTGACAGGATCGAATGCTACAACGCCAACTACGGTCCTGAAGTCACTGCACGTCTTGAAGAGATGGTCAAGAAAATAGAACAGGACCAATTCATCCATGGCGACAAGATCGAACCGCTCATTCTCATTACGGACCTTAACCTCAGCACCAAAGAAGGAAACTGGATCGAGAAAGAGGTCATGCGCATAGGTGCAAAACTCCAGCTGCTCGATCATCATGCCACAGGTAAATCTGCCGCAGAGCGTTTTGCCTGGTACAAACTTGATACCAGCAAATGTGCCACCCTTATTACCTATGAGTGGCTGCAGCAGCATTACGGATTCGACAAAGCGAATGAATATGCACAGATCGTCAAAGCAATCAATGCCATTGATATCTGGAAAAGTGACGATGAACTCTTTGAGTACGGAAAAGTCATGCTGGGTATGATCTCGGGTGCAAGAGAGATCAACCGCATTCTATTTCCCGCTGAAGACAGAGCCTTTAAACTCTCCCTCATCGAAGCGGCCAAAGAGCGTATCGACAACGAAAATGCGCCCATTGTACTCGATGACGACCTCCATCAGATCAAAAAAGCCTTCTTCAAACAGGCACAGAACAATACCAAAGACAACCTTGTTGCCTTTTTCGTTACCGACCTTCTGACCAAGGACAAACAGCGCCTCACCATCCACTACAAAGGCTACAAGGGTATCCTCGGATACAATGTGGGGAACACTTCCATCATTGGGAATACCTGTATGGTGAACAATCCTGACTACGACTTCTACATGGATGTTAATTTCCGGGGACACTTCTCCCTGCGAAGCAACAACAAGCTCGATGTCTCAGAAATGGCAGCGCATATCGGCAACGGCGGCGGACACCCCAACGCCAGCGGCGGGAAGATAGAAGGGTACAAAGACTCATTCGTCTATGCCGATGTCCGAAAATTCATTCAGGACTATATCGATCAGAAATGTAAAGCTTAG
- the recR gene encoding recombination mediator RecR → MKQYKIEAFENLVEAFGSFPSIGKKSAIRLAYHSVMEDGFAAMKLAHAIETAVNSIHKCSKCHNMSEDELCTICSDPYRDAAKLCIVQSAKDILTIEESGQFDGVYYVISEVRDLDEAHLFYAVEGVEEIIFAFPPSIATDTMILYIEDKLQGLPVKFTKIAQGVPTGVELENIDMMSLSRALEARVKI, encoded by the coding sequence ATGAAACAATATAAAATAGAAGCATTTGAAAATCTGGTGGAAGCCTTCGGCTCTTTCCCATCCATAGGCAAGAAATCTGCCATACGGCTTGCCTACCACTCCGTGATGGAAGACGGATTCGCTGCGATGAAACTTGCCCATGCCATAGAGACGGCAGTGAACAGCATTCACAAATGCAGCAAATGTCACAACATGAGCGAAGATGAACTCTGTACGATCTGTTCGGACCCTTATCGTGATGCCGCGAAGCTCTGTATCGTCCAGAGTGCGAAAGATATATTGACCATTGAAGAGAGCGGACAGTTCGACGGGGTCTATTATGTCATCTCCGAAGTACGTGATCTGGATGAGGCGCATCTCTTCTATGCAGTGGAGGGAGTGGAGGAGATCATCTTCGCTTTCCCGCCAAGCATCGCCACAGATACGATGATACTCTATATCGAAGACAAACTGCAGGGACTGCCTGTAAAATTCACGAAGATAGCACAGGGTGTTCCTACGGGTGTGGAACTGGAAAATATCGATATGATGTCACTCTCGCGTGCGCTTGAAGCGAGAGTGAAGATCTAA
- a CDS encoding Dabb family protein: MIVHIVMFKFKEENKKANIIQAKQMLENLMGAVPSLRSIDVGVNFAEEERAMDLSIITSFESKESLEAYAVHPEHLKVVDFIKTVVEYSKVVDYEKAV; the protein is encoded by the coding sequence ATGATCGTCCATATCGTCATGTTCAAGTTCAAAGAAGAGAATAAAAAAGCCAATATCATTCAGGCAAAACAGATGCTTGAGAACCTGATGGGTGCCGTACCGAGTCTGAGAAGTATCGATGTAGGTGTGAACTTTGCCGAGGAGGAGCGCGCGATGGATCTGAGTATCATTACCTCTTTTGAGAGCAAAGAGAGCCTGGAGGCCTATGCTGTGCATCCGGAACACCTTAAAGTGGTCGATTTCATCAAAACAGTGGTTGAGTACTCCAAAGTGGTCGATTACGAAAAAGCCGTGTAG
- the dnaJ gene encoding molecular chaperone DnaJ → MSEMDYYEVLEVSRDCSGAELKKAYRKLALKYHPDRNPDDHEAEEKFKIVNEAYQVLSDDEKRSIYDRYGKEGLQGQGMGGGFGGANMDDIMDIFNSMFGGGGGFGGFGGGFGRTRRDPSQKYALDFEMELPLAFNEAVFGCEKKIEITYKTPCGDCGGTGAKDGKLETCDYCGGQGQVLMRQGPMQFAQTCPKCHGEGRKIAQKCPSCQGKGYHEESETVTIKIPAGVDSGNRLRVQGHGNEAKNGQRGDLYLTFYVEEDEHFIRNGNDIYIEVPVFFTQAILGETISIPALDGELELELKQGTKDKEQFIFEGEGVVDVHSGRKGRLIAQVKMLLPKKINEEQKALLEQLQESYGVESRPHKSTFESAFDKVKNWFTN, encoded by the coding sequence ATGAGTGAAATGGATTATTATGAAGTACTTGAGGTCAGCAGGGACTGCTCGGGTGCTGAACTTAAAAAAGCCTACAGAAAACTGGCCCTCAAATACCATCCGGACAGAAATCCGGACGACCATGAGGCTGAAGAGAAGTTCAAGATCGTCAATGAGGCGTACCAGGTACTCAGTGACGACGAGAAGCGTTCCATCTATGACCGTTACGGCAAAGAGGGACTGCAGGGACAGGGCATGGGCGGTGGCTTCGGCGGTGCCAATATGGACGATATCATGGATATTTTCAACTCCATGTTCGGCGGGGGCGGCGGCTTTGGCGGTTTTGGCGGAGGGTTCGGAAGGACCAGAAGAGACCCGAGCCAGAAATATGCCCTCGATTTTGAGATGGAACTGCCTCTGGCATTCAATGAAGCGGTCTTTGGATGTGAAAAGAAGATAGAGATCACCTACAAGACCCCATGCGGCGACTGTGGCGGAACCGGTGCCAAAGATGGAAAACTGGAGACCTGTGACTATTGTGGCGGTCAGGGCCAGGTACTCATGAGACAGGGGCCTATGCAGTTCGCACAGACCTGTCCAAAGTGTCACGGAGAAGGCAGAAAGATCGCTCAGAAATGTCCAAGCTGTCAGGGTAAAGGGTACCATGAGGAATCAGAGACCGTAACCATCAAGATACCTGCAGGTGTGGACAGCGGTAACCGCCTGCGTGTCCAAGGGCATGGAAATGAAGCGAAGAACGGACAGAGAGGCGACCTCTACCTGACCTTCTATGTGGAAGAGGATGAACACTTTATCCGTAACGGAAACGATATCTACATTGAAGTGCCTGTTTTCTTTACCCAGGCGATACTTGGCGAGACCATCTCCATTCCTGCACTGGACGGCGAACTGGAACTCGAGCTCAAACAGGGAACCAAGGACAAGGAGCAGTTCATCTTCGAGGGAGAAGGTGTGGTCGATGTCCACAGCGGAAGAAAAGGACGTCTCATCGCCCAGGTGAAAATGCTTCTGCCAAAGAAGATCAACGAAGAGCAGAAAGCACTGCTTGAGCAATTGCAGGAGAGTTACGGTGTAGAGAGCCGACCGCACAAAAGCACATTTGAATCGGCATTTGACAAAGTAAAGAACTGGTTCACCAACTGA
- a CDS encoding ferritin-like domain-containing protein, which yields MAHKGNSIIKGIEISELITVLNKAYADEWLAYYQYFIEAKVIKGIMKDAAIAELQQHATDELRHANMVADRILQLGGTPLLHPQEWFTKTNCGYDAPAEFDVVSILQDAIKGEQCAISVYSEIADMTRNKDIVTYDLVSQILADEVEHEEDLQALHDDITEFVSELKEHINH from the coding sequence ATGGCACATAAAGGCAATTCGATCATTAAAGGTATTGAGATCAGTGAACTCATTACCGTACTCAATAAGGCATATGCAGATGAATGGCTTGCTTACTATCAGTACTTCATAGAAGCCAAAGTGATCAAAGGGATCATGAAAGATGCTGCGATCGCGGAACTGCAGCAGCATGCGACCGATGAACTCAGACATGCGAATATGGTAGCTGACCGGATACTGCAGCTTGGCGGAACACCGTTACTGCATCCCCAGGAATGGTTCACCAAGACCAACTGCGGCTATGATGCTCCTGCAGAATTCGATGTGGTCAGCATTCTTCAAGATGCCATTAAGGGTGAACAGTGCGCCATTTCTGTATACTCGGAGATAGCCGATATGACGCGCAACAAGGATATTGTAACCTATGATCTCGTCTCGCAGATCCTTGCAGACGAGGTGGAACATGAAGAGGACCTGCAGGCACTTCATGACGATATCACAGAGTTCGTAAGCGAACTGAAAGAACATATTAACCATTAA
- a CDS encoding ferritin family protein, translating to MRQYESYRCNKCGNVVEVSHVGGGTLVCCGQDMECITVDLTLVNLLKAFAGESQARNRYEYYAKVAQKEGYRDIAAHFQRAADNEKQHAKLELALHNRMKNGSEESWGDTIANLEDAIAGESYENLTMYPDFAAIAKEEGHSEAARLFKNIGQVEVEHEKMYRELLARLSEGHEFESEDEEVWICEVCGHVHYGKKAPKKCPVCSHPQPYFSRKVESK from the coding sequence ATGAGACAATACGAATCATACAGATGTAACAAATGCGGAAACGTTGTGGAGGTTTCCCATGTAGGTGGCGGTACGCTTGTCTGCTGCGGGCAGGATATGGAGTGTATTACCGTTGACCTGACACTGGTGAACCTGCTGAAAGCATTTGCCGGTGAAAGCCAGGCACGCAACCGCTATGAATACTATGCAAAGGTGGCCCAGAAAGAGGGTTACCGCGATATTGCAGCCCACTTTCAACGGGCAGCGGACAATGAGAAACAGCATGCCAAACTCGAACTGGCACTTCATAACCGTATGAAGAACGGCAGTGAAGAGTCATGGGGAGACACCATTGCCAATCTTGAAGATGCCATTGCGGGGGAGAGTTATGAGAACCTGACCATGTACCCCGATTTTGCAGCTATTGCAAAAGAGGAAGGCCACAGCGAAGCTGCACGTCTCTTCAAGAATATCGGACAGGTCGAAGTGGAGCATGAAAAAATGTACCGGGAACTTCTGGCACGTCTCAGCGAAGGGCATGAGTTCGAGAGTGAAGACGAAGAGGTATGGATCTGCGAAGTGTGCGGACATGTCCACTACGGCAAAAAAGCGCCCAAGAAATGCCCTGTCTGTTCCCACCCGCAACCCTACTTCTCACGCAAAGTAGAGTCCAAGTAG
- a CDS encoding DUF5718 family protein produces the protein MDLKSIIGLGVAGNFAHHLEQAGELEDFKNVVTAEPDAPKGIFPFYLPGSESFLGVYAIGTDRLELPEYEANAQVEPEIAVLFTIVYNEKHEVANLIAEKFTTFNDCTIRKEGAKKISEKKSWGPNSKGIGNKWIEIDRFEEGGVMDRYHLCSYVKREGVLHPYGVDAPLLGYSYFYGKLKNWLIDKMNTQKDFGPLEDIASHLQACGYPQQALISIGATAYAEFGEKNYLQSGDEVYVIAYDATEEEGDLTPSVSKVILHQKVQ, from the coding sequence ATGGATTTGAAAAGTATTATTGGATTAGGAGTGGCAGGCAACTTTGCACACCATTTGGAACAGGCCGGAGAGTTGGAAGATTTTAAAAACGTGGTCACTGCCGAACCGGATGCTCCCAAGGGGATATTCCCTTTTTACCTGCCGGGTTCCGAGAGCTTTTTGGGAGTGTATGCCATTGGTACGGACAGACTGGAACTTCCCGAGTATGAAGCCAATGCACAGGTGGAACCGGAGATAGCGGTGCTTTTCACCATCGTTTACAATGAAAAGCATGAGGTAGCCAACCTGATAGCAGAAAAGTTCACTACCTTCAACGACTGTACCATCAGGAAAGAGGGAGCCAAAAAGATCTCCGAGAAGAAGTCATGGGGCCCGAATTCCAAAGGTATCGGAAACAAGTGGATCGAGATAGACAGATTCGAAGAGGGTGGGGTGATGGACAGATACCATCTCTGTTCCTATGTCAAACGTGAGGGTGTACTGCACCCTTATGGTGTGGATGCTCCGTTGTTGGGATACAGCTATTTTTACGGAAAGCTCAAGAACTGGCTGATCGACAAGATGAATACCCAGAAGGATTTCGGTCCCCTAGAAGATATCGCTTCACACCTGCAGGCATGCGGCTATCCGCAACAGGCACTCATCTCCATCGGGGCGACCGCCTATGCGGAATTCGGAGAGAAGAACTATCTGCAGAGCGGTGACGAAGTGTATGTCATCGCCTATGATGCAACAGAGGAAGAGGGGGACCTTACTCCAAGTGTGTCCAAGGTCATACTGCACCAGAAGGTACAGTAG
- a CDS encoding HU family DNA-binding protein: protein MTKAEFVELVQKNGEFESKAAAERAVKAFIAAVTEALVNKETVSLVGFGTFSTVDVPEKSGKVPGTDKTYTKAAHTAPKFKIGKTLKDAVAGN, encoded by the coding sequence ATGACAAAAGCAGAGTTTGTAGAACTGGTACAGAAGAACGGAGAATTCGAAAGTAAAGCAGCAGCGGAGAGAGCGGTGAAAGCATTCATTGCAGCTGTGACTGAAGCACTTGTAAATAAAGAGACTGTATCACTGGTAGGTTTCGGAACATTTTCAACAGTTGATGTACCTGAAAAATCGGGTAAAGTTCCAGGTACAGACAAGACTTATACAAAAGCAGCGCATACAGCACCTAAGTTCAAGATCGGAAAGACACTTAAAGACGCAGTAGCGGGTAACTAA
- a CDS encoding F0F1 ATP synthase subunit C: MKKFFLLFLALGAVAFAGEGESMIKAYSVVAAGVGLGLAALGGAVGMGHTAAATIAGTARNPGLGGKLMTTMFIALAMIEAQVIYTLVIALIALYANPFIG; encoded by the coding sequence ATGAAAAAGTTTTTCTTACTTTTCTTGGCACTTGGTGCTGTTGCTTTCGCCGGTGAAGGCGAATCTATGATCAAAGCTTACTCAGTAGTTGCTGCTGGTGTCGGTCTTGGTCTTGCTGCTCTTGGTGGTGCTGTAGGTATGGGTCACACTGCTGCTGCAACGATCGCTGGTACAGCCAGAAACCCAGGTCTTGGCGGTAAGCTTATGACTACAATGTTCATTGCACTTGCAATGATCGAAGCACAGGTTATCTATACATTGGTAATCGCACTTATCGCTCTTTATGCTAACCCTTTCATTGGATAA
- a CDS encoding DUF2092 domain-containing protein, which yields MTLYKRILCIAGLGVVLGNTSLFAAEQSAASIVKHAYQYIGSLDKYTFNAIVTEDAMEKGKLLKQYKQYVSVKVDRPDNLRVDTKGDIKKRTSYLHDGTFTMIDHDFNYYGQIKLPHKSIDKALDYIFDRYGIKAPLAALIYSDMHKRSKFTKSTYFGKRTIDGAEYDYVAFRNRGGEVHAWISSGEKPLVKYFTIIDTTVKGKPRTTASIKWDTDPRLSEKDFIFKAPRGASNISVESAK from the coding sequence ATGACATTGTATAAACGAATTCTCTGTATTGCCGGGTTGGGGGTTGTGCTGGGCAATACTTCTCTTTTTGCCGCAGAACAGTCAGCGGCATCTATTGTGAAGCATGCCTATCAATATATTGGCAGTTTGGACAAATATACATTCAATGCCATAGTGACAGAAGATGCTATGGAAAAGGGGAAACTGCTCAAGCAATACAAGCAGTATGTCTCGGTCAAAGTGGACAGGCCAGACAACCTCCGTGTAGACACTAAAGGCGATATCAAAAAGCGCACAAGCTATCTGCATGACGGTACCTTTACGATGATCGACCATGATTTCAACTATTATGGTCAGATAAAGCTGCCGCACAAGAGTATTGATAAAGCACTTGATTACATCTTTGACAGATATGGCATCAAGGCACCTCTGGCTGCACTGATCTACAGCGATATGCATAAACGCAGCAAATTCACCAAAAGCACCTATTTTGGAAAACGTACCATCGATGGTGCAGAGTATGACTATGTCGCTTTCCGAAACAGAGGCGGTGAAGTACATGCATGGATCAGCAGCGGAGAGAAACCTCTTGTCAAATATTTCACCATCATCGATACCACTGTAAAGGGAAAACCAAGAACGACCGCTTCGATCAAATGGGATACTGACCCAAGGCTGTCTGAAAAGGATTTCATTTTCAAAGCGCCCAGAGGGGCATCGAATATTTCAGTTGAAAGTGCAAAATAA